The sequence below is a genomic window from Deltaproteobacteria bacterium GWC2_55_46.
CCTATTCATGTTATCGGCAGGGCATGGAAAACCTTTAGCCCTAAATTGACACTGCCCGGAACCGGGCTATACTTTACATTACGGGGTAAAGTAAGGAAAAACATAATGAAAGGGGGATGTACAAATGGCTATAACGATGCCAAAGATACTAAGCTGCACTGTCCTTGAATGCGCATATAATAAAAACAGCGAATGCCACACCCTGGCTATAACAGTGGGCGACGGCGGGCACGCCTCTTGCGACACCTTCTTCAAGGCCGGCAACAAGGGCGGCGCGGACGTGACCGGCGGCGTTGGCGCGTGCAGGGCTTACGAGTGCTCCTTCAACAAGGGGTTTGAGTGTACGGCCTCAGGCATAAACGTCTCCCACCACAGCGAGCACGCTGACTGCAAGACCTTCTCGCCCAGGAAATAAGCGCTCCCCAATAGATAAAAGGCTGAAGGTCATTCCTTCAGCCTTTATTTGTTTGCATGAAATCAGGAAAGGCGCGCATTGTATGTCCCTTTCTTATGAGGGGCTTTATCCAGCCACGCTTTCATGATATAGGTTCCTTTCATGGGAAGGATAATAACTCTTACCACGGATTTCGGGCTGAAGGACCCCTACCAGGGGGCCATGAAAGGCGCCATCCTGACGGTTGCCCCCGGCGCCAGCATAGTCGACATAACACATCTCGTCGAGCCTGGCAACATACTCGAGGGCGCGTTCGTGCTCCTTGGGGCCTGCCGGTATTTCCCTCCAGGGACCATACATGTGGGGGTTGTCGACCCCGGCGTGGGTGGGGAAAGAAAGACAGTGCTCATCGAGACCGGCAGATATATCTTTGTCGGCCCGGACAACGGCCTGTTGAGCCTTGCCGCGCGAGAGGACGGCATAAAAAGGGTTTTAGAGCTTAAAAATAAGGATTTTTTCAGAGAAGAAGTAAGCGACACCTTTCACGGCAGGGACATCTTTGGCCCGGTGGCGGCCCACCTGAGCATGGGCGCCGCCATTTATGAAATGGGGCAGGGGATAGACGATATAAGGGCGCTCGACCTGCCCAGGCCTGTGACCGGGGGCGGGGATATAAAAGGCGAGGTCATCTATATCGATTCTTTCGGGAACCTCATCACCAACATACGGCGCGAGGAGATCCCGGCTTCCAGGGCCGAAACTATTGAGGTGCTCGTAAAAGGGTTCGCGCTGAAAGGGATCAAAAGGACGTACAGCATGGAAGAGCAGGGCTCGCCTCTGGCCCTCATCGGCAGCACCGGGTTTCTTGAGATAGCCGTAAACTCCGGCAGCGCGTCAAGGACGCTCGGCGCGCATGTCGGGGAGAGCGTGCTTTTAAGGACAGGATGAAATAAAAATAGCCGGTCTGCAGCCATAACCCCTCTTCTGCTATCCTTAGGGTATATCCTTGAGTGACGGGGGCGTACCCTATGGCTGAAGGAAAAAAAAGGATCAGAAGGAAGCTTTTCGGCCCGCCCAAGCAGCTGACCGAGTCTGTCTTCCAGAAGATATCCCTCATACCTTTGCTTGCGTGGGTCGGCCTCGGCGCGGACGGCCTCTCATCTTCGGCTTACGGCCCTGAGGAGGCGTACAAGGCCCTTGGCGAGCACGCATATCTCTCGATCGCGCTGGCGGGCGCGGCGGCCTTTACCGTCTTCGTCATCTCCTACGCGTATTCGCGCATAATAGAGCATTTCCCACACGGCGGCGGCGGTTACATAGTGGCAACAAGCCTCCTGGGGGAGAAGGCCGGCGTGGTCTCCGGAAGCGCCCTGCTGGTCGACTATGTCTTCACCATTACGGTCTCTCTTGCCGCCTGTTCTGACGCCATCTTCAGTTTCCTTCCAGCCGGGATGCACAAATACAAGGTGATCTTCGCCGGGGTCCTCATCATCCTTCTTATGGTCATGAACATAAGGGGGGTGAAGGAATCTATCTTCGTCCTCACCCCCATATTCATGGTATTCATCTCGACGCACGCGCTCCTCCTCGTAGACGGGCTTTATACCCATTACGACCGCTTCGGGGTCCTTTTAAGCGACTTCTCCACCGGCCTGTCTTCAGACCTGTCATCCGTCGGGTTCTGGGGGGTGGCCGCGGTCCTGCTTCGGGCCTACTCTCTCGGCGCCGGCACATATACAGGGATAGAGGCGGTCTCCAACGGCCTCCCGATAATGCGGGAGCCGAAGGTGAGGACCGGAAAACGCACAATGGCCTACATGGCCCTTTCTCTCGCCTTCACCGCCGGGGTCCTCCTCATAAGCTATCCCCTGATAGGCGTTCTCCCGGTCGAGGGGATGACGCTCAACGCCGTCCTCGCCGAAGAGCTTTACGGCGACTGGCCCTTTGGCGTGGGCCTTGCCTTCATAACCATCTTCTCGGAGGGGGCGCTCCTTCTTGTGGCGGCTCAGGCCGGTTTCACCGACGGGCCGCGCGTCATGGCCAACATGGCCGTAGACTCGTGGCTGCCCCACAGGTTCTCGGCCCTGTCCGAGAGGCTCAGCATGCAGAACGGGATAGTCCTCATGAGTGTAGCCGCACTCGCGGTGCTCATATATACGAACGGTTCGGTATCGGCGCTCGTGGTGATGTATTCGATAAACGTCTTCATAACATTCTCCCTTTCCCAGCTCGGCATGTCCCGCTTCTATATAAAAAGGAGAAAGACCGACAGAAAATGGATTCAGCACCTGAGCGTCCATGCCGTTGGCTTCATCCTCTGCGCCACTATCCTTGTAATAATGTCCTTTGAGAAGTTCCTCGATGGAGGGTGGCTGACCCTGTTCATAACCGGGGCTGTCATAGGGCTCTGTTATGTGATCCGGTCCCATTATCAGAAGGTAAGGACAGGGGCCGCCAAGCTCGACGAGATACTCATGGGCGTACCCGTCTTCGGGCCCATAAATACGGATCCGCTAAACCCCAGGGAGATGACCGCCGTGCAGCTTGTGAACGGCTTTAACGGCTTCGGTATTCATACGCTGCTGTCGACCGCGTCGAACTTCCCGCAGATGAAGAACTTCGTCTTCGTATCGATAGCGGTCATAGACTCCGGCTCGTTCAAGGGGATAGAGGAGGTAGAGGCGCTCAAGGCCTCCGTCAGGAGCTCGCTTCAGCAGTATGTCGAGCTTGCGAGGAAGCTCGGCTTCCCTGCTGAGTACAGGATGGGCGTGGGCACAGACGTAGTGGAAGGCGTAGAGGAGATAAGCAAGGGGCTTTCCGCCGAGTTCAAGAGGATGATGGTCTTTACGGGGCAGCTCACATTCAGGCTCGAGAAGTTC
It includes:
- a CDS encoding amino acid transporter, which produces MAEGKKRIRRKLFGPPKQLTESVFQKISLIPLLAWVGLGADGLSSSAYGPEEAYKALGEHAYLSIALAGAAAFTVFVISYAYSRIIEHFPHGGGGYIVATSLLGEKAGVVSGSALLVDYVFTITVSLAACSDAIFSFLPAGMHKYKVIFAGVLIILLMVMNIRGVKESIFVLTPIFMVFISTHALLLVDGLYTHYDRFGVLLSDFSTGLSSDLSSVGFWGVAAVLLRAYSLGAGTYTGIEAVSNGLPIMREPKVRTGKRTMAYMALSLAFTAGVLLISYPLIGVLPVEGMTLNAVLAEELYGDWPFGVGLAFITIFSEGALLLVAAQAGFTDGPRVMANMAVDSWLPHRFSALSERLSMQNGIVLMSVAALAVLIYTNGSVSALVVMYSINVFITFSLSQLGMSRFYIKRRKTDRKWIQHLSVHAVGFILCATILVIMSFEKFLDGGWLTLFITGAVIGLCYVIRSHYQKVRTGAAKLDEILMGVPVFGPINTDPLNPREMTAVQLVNGFNGFGIHTLLSTASNFPQMKNFVFVSIAVIDSGSFKGIEEVEALKASVRSSLQQYVELARKLGFPAEYRMGVGTDVVEGVEEISKGLSAEFKRMMVFTGQLTFRLEKFYHRLLHNETAFAIQRRLQWSGITTIILPIRVQV